CGAAGGTCGCCGCACCCTGACGGAACAAGGAAAACGCCCGATGTCCACGCTACGCCTGCTGGTCGCCTGCTGCGGCCTGGCCCTGTCCGGCTGCGCCGCCGGCGCCGATCCCTGGGTGGAACTGGCCGGCCAGCGCTATGCGGTGGAGGTCGCCGACGACGAGGACGAGCGGCAGATGGGCCTGATGTTCCGCGAGGAAATGGGCCTGGACCGCGGCATGCTGTTCATCCACGACGCCGAGGAGCCGCAGGCGTACTGGATGAAGAACACCAAGATCCCGCTGGACATCCTGTACTTCGACAGCCAACGCAAGCTGGTGTCGCAGCAGCGCGACGTGCCGCCGTGCTCGGCCGGCGACCGCTGCCCGCCCTACCCCAGCCACGAACCGGCGCGCTATGTGCTGGAACTCAATGCAGGCCAGGCGGCCAAGCTGAAGCTGACCGACGGCATGGTGCTGAACTTCGGCCCGGGCATCGGCGCCGGGTCCGAAGGCGCGCCCAAGCCCTGAGGCGCAGGCCTCAGACCGCCATCATCTCGAAGTCGTCCTTGGTCACGCCGCAGTCGGGGCAGGTCCAGGTGTCGGGCACGTCCTGCCAGCGGGTGCCGGGGGCGATGCCCTCTTCCGGCAGGCCGGTGGCCTCGTCGTAGATGAAGCCACACACGACGCACATCCAGGTGCGGAATTCGGTGGCGACGGCGGTCTCGGGCATATCGGCGGATAATGCGCTTCCTGCGGGACGCGCATTGTCCCACCCCCGCCGCCCCCATGGAAGCGCCCGATGAACCCGTCCTGGCCGCGCCGCGGCGTCTACGCCATCACCCCCGACGAATCCGACGACGCCCGCCTGCTGGCGCGGGTGGATACGGTGCTGGGTGCGGGCGCGGCCTGGCTGCAGTACCGCAACAAGGCCGCCGACCCGGCCGCGCGCGAGCGTCAGGCGCGGGCGCTGCTGCCGCTGTGCCGGCGCTTCGGCGTCCCGCTGATCGTCAACGACGACTGGCGCCTGGCCGCGGCGATCGGCGCCGATGGCGCGCACCTGGGCGAGGACGACGGCGAGCTGGCCGCGGCGCGGGCGGCGCTGGGCGCGCAGGCGATCCTGGGCGCGTCCTGCTACGACCGCATCGAACTGGCGCAGGCGGCGGTGGCCGCCGGCGCCGACTACGTCGCCTTCGGCGCGTTCTTTCCCTCGCCGACCAAACCGCAGGCGCGCCGCGCCGCGCCGGCCCTGCTGCAGGCCGCAGCCGCGCTGGACGTGCCGCGGGTGGCGATCGGCGGAATCACGCCGGACAATGCGCGGCCGCTGGTGGCCGCCGGCGCCGACTTGCTGGCGGTGATCAGCGGCGTGTTCGACGCGCCCGATCCGGCCGCCGCCACGCGCGCCTATGCCGCGCTGTACCAAACCCCTTACTCACCCCAAGACGCCCCGCACGCCCATGAATAACGCCCGTTCGCACGCCCTGTTCACCCGCGCTTCCGAGCTGCTGCCCGGCGGCGTGAACTCGCCGGTGCGCGCGTTCAAATCGGTGGGCGGCGAGCCCTTCTTCGCCCAACGCGCCGAAGGCGCTTATCTGTACGACGTGGACGGCAACCGCTACGTCGACTATGTGGGTTCCTGGGGTCCGATGATCGCCGGCCACGCCCACCCGCAGGTGCTCGACGCGGTGGCGCGGACCATGCGCGACGGCCTGAGCTTCGGCGTGCCCAACGCGCTGGAAGTGGAGATGGCCGAGGCGATCACCCGTATCGTGCCCAGCTGCCAGATGGTGCGCATGGTCAACTCCGGCACCGAGGCCACGCTGTCGGCGATCCGGGTGGCGCGCGGCGCGACCGGGCGCACGCGCATCGTCAAGTTCGAGGGCTGCTACCACGGCCACGGCGACAGCTTCCTGGTCAAGGCCGGCAGCGGCGTGATGACCCTGGGCTTGCCGAATTCGCCGGGCGTGCCCTCGGCGCTGGCCGACCTGACCCTGACCCTGCCCTACAACGACTTCGACGCGGCCACGCGGCTGTTCGACGAAGTGGGCGGACAGATCGCCGGCCTGATCATCGAACCCATCGTCGGCAACGCCAACTGCATCCTGCCGCGCCCGGGCTACCTGCAGCACCTGCGCGAGCTGTGCACCAAGCACGGCGCGCTGCTGATCTTCGACGAGGTGATGACCGGTTTCCGCGTGGCCCTGGGCGGCGCGCAGCAGCTGTACGGGATCGAGCCGGACCTGAGCACGTTCGGCAAGATCATCGGCGGCGGCATGCCGGTGGGCGCCTACGGCGGCCGCCGCGAACTGATGAGCCAGGTGGCGCCGGCGGGCCCGATCTATCAGGCCGGCACGCTCAGCGGCAATCCGGTGGCGATGGCCGCGGGCCTGGCCACGCTGGAGCTGATCCAGGCGCCGGGCTTCCACGCCGACCTGGAACACCGCACCCACGCGCTGTGCGACGGGCTGGAAGCGGCCGCGCGCGCGGCCGGCATCGCCTTCACCACCACCCGCGCGCCGGCCATGTTCGGCCTGTATTTCCGCGAGGGGCCGGTGCAGACCTTCGAAGACGCCAAGGCCTCGGATGCGGCGCGCTTCAACCGCTTCTTCCACGCCATGCTCGAGCGTGGCGTGTACCTGGCACCGTCGGCGTTCGAGGCCGGCTTCGTGTCCAGCGCGCATGGCGAGGCGGAGATCGCGCAGACCCTGGAAGCGGCGCGCGCGAGTTTCGCGCTGCTGTAAGCCGCGCCGGGGAACTACGCTGCCGCGGCGTCAGGCCGCGGACAGGCGTGCGGCGATGGTGTGGGCGAGCGCGTCCAGCGTCGCGCGATCGGTGGGGGC
This portion of the Lysobacter silvisoli genome encodes:
- a CDS encoding DUF192 domain-containing protein, whose translation is MSTLRLLVACCGLALSGCAAGADPWVELAGQRYAVEVADDEDERQMGLMFREEMGLDRGMLFIHDAEEPQAYWMKNTKIPLDILYFDSQRKLVSQQRDVPPCSAGDRCPPYPSHEPARYVLELNAGQAAKLKLTDGMVLNFGPGIGAGSEGAPKP
- a CDS encoding rubredoxin translates to MPETAVATEFRTWMCVVCGFIYDEATGLPEEGIAPGTRWQDVPDTWTCPDCGVTKDDFEMMAV
- the thiE gene encoding thiamine phosphate synthase produces the protein MNPSWPRRGVYAITPDESDDARLLARVDTVLGAGAAWLQYRNKAADPAARERQARALLPLCRRFGVPLIVNDDWRLAAAIGADGAHLGEDDGELAAARAALGAQAILGASCYDRIELAQAAVAAGADYVAFGAFFPSPTKPQARRAAPALLQAAAALDVPRVAIGGITPDNARPLVAAGADLLAVISGVFDAPDPAAATRAYAALYQTPYSPQDAPHAHE
- the hemL gene encoding glutamate-1-semialdehyde 2,1-aminomutase produces the protein MNNARSHALFTRASELLPGGVNSPVRAFKSVGGEPFFAQRAEGAYLYDVDGNRYVDYVGSWGPMIAGHAHPQVLDAVARTMRDGLSFGVPNALEVEMAEAITRIVPSCQMVRMVNSGTEATLSAIRVARGATGRTRIVKFEGCYHGHGDSFLVKAGSGVMTLGLPNSPGVPSALADLTLTLPYNDFDAATRLFDEVGGQIAGLIIEPIVGNANCILPRPGYLQHLRELCTKHGALLIFDEVMTGFRVALGGAQQLYGIEPDLSTFGKIIGGGMPVGAYGGRRELMSQVAPAGPIYQAGTLSGNPVAMAAGLATLELIQAPGFHADLEHRTHALCDGLEAAARAAGIAFTTTRAPAMFGLYFREGPVQTFEDAKASDAARFNRFFHAMLERGVYLAPSAFEAGFVSSAHGEAEIAQTLEAARASFALL